A DNA window from Phoenix dactylifera cultivar Barhee BC4 chromosome 13, palm_55x_up_171113_PBpolish2nd_filt_p, whole genome shotgun sequence contains the following coding sequences:
- the LOC103714321 gene encoding scarecrow-like protein 9, which translates to MDRRVRELSGMMNGLTYGDSCFSQNTTNGSRLEQLQPFLYHSSHMNFPQMLSGTTNPINPNDNPSSAHHTTPGGDSPEDCEIFSDVALNYISRMLMEEDIDEKVNSYQEESALQAAEKPFYEILGQTYPPSPDQPPLDSQRSIESPDESSNSNYGNSSSGGNSSRVVDNGWAPDFHGYQQSQSFTVSLDHTSQSPLSSSSSVGNAVEAVEEALISGSRLPDLLIESLPAWQFRRGVEEARKFLPSNARLKIDREADGVSLPQKPRNAGRLVDVKAEEEETEYPVYGSRGRKNLHREDLDLEEGRSNKQSAVYSEDTIRSEMFDMVLLCQGDKSLKKISDLREAMQNEANKNSQNGHAKGSGGGKARGKKQSKKEVVDLRTILIHCSQAVATDDRRTAGELLKQIRQHSSPNGDGTQRLAYCFADGLEARLAGTGSQIYHTLVAKRTTATDILKAYHLYLAACPFKMVSHFFSHQTILNVAEKASRVHIIDFGIYFGFQWPCLIQRLAARAQGPPKLRITGIDSPQPGFRPTERIEESGRRLSDYAKSFNVPFEYQGIASKWENIRVEDLKIDRDEVLIVNCFYRFRNLVDETVVVDSPRNKVINTIRKMSPDVFIHGVVNGSYSAPFFVTRFREALFHYSALFDMLETNVPRENEQRLLIERDLFGREALNVIACEGSERVERPETYKQWQVRNLRAGFMQLPLNPDIMKKAKDKVKTSYHKDFLIDEDSRWLLQGWKGRIIYALSTWRPNES; encoded by the coding sequence ATGGATCGTCGTGTTAGAGAGTTGTCCGGCATGATGAATGGGTTGACGTATGGTGATTCTTGCTTCAGTCAGAACACCACAAATGGTTCTAGATTAGAACAGTTGCAGCCCTTCTTGTATCATAGTAGCCATATGAACTTCCCCCAAATGTTATCTGGTACCACCAACCCtataaacccaaatgacaatccTTCATCTGCTCATCATACAACTCCCGGGGGGGATAGTCCAGAAGATTGTGAGATCTTCTCGGATGTAGCCCTCAACTACATAAGTCGGATGCTCATGGAAGAGGACATAGATGAGAAGGTCAATAGCTATCAGGAAGAGTCGGCCCTTCAAGCTGCAGAGAAACCCTTCTATGAGATCCTTGGTCAGACGTATCCACCTTCACCTGATCAGCCGCCGCTCGATTCGCAACGCAGCATAGAGAGCCCTGACGAGAGCAGCAACAGTAACTACGGGAACTCCAGCAGCGGTGGTAATAGCAGCAGGGTGGTGGATAATGGCTGGGCCCCTGATTTTCATGGGTACCAGCAATCACAATCTTTCACTGTCTCCCTCGATCACACTTCCCAATCTCCATTGAGCTCCTCCAGTAGTGTTGGTAATGCTGTTGAAGCAGTGGAAGAGGCCCTGATCAGCGGTAGTAGGCTTCCTGATCTGCTGATCGAAAGCCTGCCCGCCTGGCAGTTCAGGAGAGGAGTTGAAGAGGCACGCAAGTTCCTTCCTAGCAATGCTCGGCTGAAGATCGACAGAGAAGCCGATGGGGTTTCATTACCTCAAAAGCCGAGAAATGCTGGTAGATTGGTCGATGTCAaggcagaggaggaggagacagAATATCCCGTTTACGGGTCCAGAGGTCGAAAGAATCTGCACCGTGAAGACTTGGATCTGGAGGAGGGGAGGAGCAACAAACAGTCGGCTGTTTATTCTGAGGACACTATTCGGTCTGAAATGTTTGACATGGTTTTGCTTTGTCAAGGGGACAAGAGTTTGAAAAAGATATCGGATCTACGAGAAGCAATGCAGAACGAAGCAAACAAGAATTCGCAGAATGGTCATGCTAAAGGATCAGGTGGTGGGAAGGCACGAGGGAAGAAGCAAAGTAAGAAAGAAGTGGTTGATCTTAGAACCATACTGATACATTGTTCTCAAGCAGTGGCAACTGATGACCGCCGGACTGCCGGCGAACTACTAAAACAGATTAGACAGCACTCTTCACCAAATGGAGATGGAACTCAAAGGTTGGCATATTGCTTTGCAGATGGACTTGAGGCCCGCTTGGCTGGCACCGGTAGTCAGATCTATCATACCCTTGTAGCAAAGCGAACAACTGCTACCGATATATTGAAAGCTTACCATCTCTATCTTGCAGCATGCCCTTTCAAGATGGTTTCGCACTTCTTTTCTCATCAGACAATCCTGAATGTTGCAGAGAAGGCATCGAGGGTGCACATCATAGATTTCGGCATTTATTTTGGCTTCCAGTGGCCGTGCCTCATCCAACGCCTTGCTGCCAGGGCTCAAGGCCCCCCAAAGCTTCGGATCACCGGCATCGATTCGCCTCAGCCTGGGTTTCGCCCTACAGAACGAATCGAAGAGTCGGGGAGGCGGCTATCAGATTATGCCAAAAGCTTTAACGTTCCTTTTGAGTACCAAGGCATTGCATCAAAATGGGAGAACATTCGTGTGGAGGATCTCAAAATTGACAGAGATGAGGTGCTTATTGTCAACTGCTTTTACCGCTTCAGGAATCTCGTGGACGAGACCGTCGTCGTCGACAGCCCAAGGAATAAAGTCATCAACACTATAAGAAAGATGAGCCCGGATGTTTTCATCCATGGAGTCGTGAATGGATCCTACAGTGCTCCCTTCTTTGTAACACGCTTCCGCGAGGCTCTGTTTCACTACTCTGCGTTGTTCGACATGCTTGAAACCAATGTGCCGCGGGAGAATGAACAGAGGTTGCTGATTGAAAGGGATCTCTTTGGACGGGAGGCTCTTAATGTGATAGCATGTGAGGGCTCAGAAAGGGTAGAGAGACCAGAGACTTACAAGCAGTGGCAGGTGAGGAATCTGAGGGCCGGGTTCATGCAGCTTCCCCTGAATCCGGACATCATGAAGAAAGCAAAGGATAAAGTGAAAACCAGTTATCACAAGGATTTTCTTATAGATGAAGACAGCCGATGGCTGCTGCAGGGCTGGAAGGGGAGAATCATCTATGCACTGTCCACATGGAGGCCTAACGAATCCTAG